From the genome of Ptychodera flava strain L36383 chromosome 20, AS_Pfla_20210202, whole genome shotgun sequence, one region includes:
- the LOC139120522 gene encoding E3 ubiquitin-protein ligase RNF103-like translates to MLTKLVLLLVYFVLLFLVVRIFELAAWYEAGFLACQLVDPLSLSVRKLKSILDERGISYNGVLEKTELSELVNASGDLTEGEALTVSEEESAAESTSFTCGAHFNEEVEDKKDSVWVVQVIPKGRNAYLPDPSWSLLVKKISRFGVRTGTFDCSTDPRFCDRKGWTRSNLILTLPQGRKPKDNVVMVTYNGVNKLQNVLNWITDLISSRLEAIHEKSELENKWLAKSDSSPLKIILFTNSKDPPLFLSALSVKFTGRFKFGKFSMDDNSLFLQNIGVSRNPTYLVVTPESVFQYGSQEGEFYTYKSMELFLKAYHPEINDIFLSSLVLINLVCFMELFLSNSTVPRRILKLLWELGKCNIIVIILWVPLLWIVQLSFMESVCKYGYRFLRSISATHFAASLRRDWILYGHYSGLLLVSFTVYGIAVNLTKKGCGFSQPTAEENMNVTEWWNQTMQQYYSLLFRTRLRRHSPIDMTLIEDGLDLLVERLAVPDFWLHPVIPTEYIKDLPVWQYRVRKAHSRDKDGSVKRCSCGLVIASEMKSASAYNEGAVQCTLDDSGANCKCIRCLRYSEKHDEKKSSNWKNKRRSSVEKEDENTNITDDVRCKRHGDCSHGGPGGILCGKEDSSCDSDGSESSKGLERSLGQDSSCVKDSSSGITDPLSSHTCHCNTTQHSNDSPHNATSYAYDQPPSGMIECSECAICLDSYEFGYAICGLPCGHNFHQKCIILWLENSNHCCPVCRWPAYKKRCKLLQHRE, encoded by the exons ATGTTGACCAAATTGGTATTGTTATTGGTTTACTTTGTTCTCCTCTTCCTTGTTGTGAGGATCTTTGAACTAGCAGCGTGGTATGAAGCCGGTTTCCTGGCGTGCCAACTTGTTGACCCACTCTCTCTCAGTGTTAGGAAACTGAAAAGTATTCTGGACGAACGAGGAATAAGTTACAATGGCGTATTGGAGAAGACAGAGCTGTCAGAATTGGTCAATGCTTCCG GTGATTTGACTGAGGGAGAGGCTTTGACAGTATCTGAGGAGGAGTCTGCTGCAGAGAGTACTAGTTTTACTTGTGGCGCTCACTTCAATGAAGAAGTAGAAGACAAGAAAGACAGTGTCTGGGTCGTACAG GTCATCCCGAAAGGTCGGAATGCTTACTTACCAGATCCGTCATGGTCATTGCTGGTCAAGAAAATATCAAGGTTTGGTGTTAGGACAGGAACGTTTGATTGCAGCACAGATCCCAGGT TCTGTGACCGGAAAGGCTGGACTCGTTCAAATCTCATTCTGACCCTGCCACAGGGACGAAAACCAAAAGACAATGTTGTTATGGTAACTTACAATGGAGTCAACAAATTACAGAATGTCCTGAATTGGATCACAGACCTGATATCATCTCGCTTGGAAGCCATTCATGAGAAATCTGAATTGGAAAACAAATGGTTGGCCAAGTCAGATTCCTCACCGttaaaaataattctttttACGAACAGCAAAGATCCTCCATTGTTTTTGTCAGCTCTCAGTGTAAAATTCACAGGAAGATTTAAGTTTGGAAAATTTTCTATGGATGACAACTCTCTTTTTCTGCAAAATATAGGTGTTTCAAGAAATCCCACATATTTGGTCGTTACGCCAGAGTCAGTGTTCCAATACGGAAGTCAAGAAGGTGAATTTTACACGTACAAGTCAATGGAACTATTTTTGAAGGCATATCATCCGGAaatcaatgacatttttttGTCCAGTCTGGTTCTTATCAATCTTGTCTGCTTCATGGAATTGTTTCTAAGTAACAGTACAGTGCCGAGGAGAATTCTCAAGTTGTTGTGGGAGCTGGGAAAATGTAATATCATTGTTATTATACTTTGGGTTCCTCTCTTGTGGATTGTTCAACTTAGTTTTATGGAAAGTGTTTGTAAGTATGGTTACAGATTTCTTCGTTCCATCAGCGCCACCCACTTTGCAGCGTCATTGCGGCGAGACTGGATTCTATATGGACATTATTCAGGACTGCTTCTTGTATCATTCACTGTGTATGGCATTGCTGTGAACTTGACCAAAAAGGGATGTGGGTTCTCTCAGCCAACTGCTGAAGAAAACATGAATGTCACTGAATGGTGGAACCAGACGATGCAGCAATATTACAGCCTACTGTTTCGAACCAGACTGAGAAGACACAGTCCGATTGATATGACACTTATTGAAGATGGGTTAGATCTATTGGTGGAACGGCTGGCTGTTCCAGACTTCTGGCTGCACCCAGTGATACCCACAGAATACATCAAAGATTTACCAGTTTGGCAGTATCGTGTGAGGAAAGCTCATTCTCGGGACAAAGATGGTTCTGTAAAAAGATGTTCCTGTGGATTAGTCATTGCAAGTGAGATGAAATCAGCTTCAGCATAtaatgagggcgctgttcagtGCACTCTGGATGATTCTGGAGCAAACTGTAAGTGTATCCGCTGTTTACGATATTCTGAAAAGCATGATGAAAAGAAGAGCAGTAACTGGAAAAATAAAAGACGAAGTAGTGTAGAGAAAGAGGATGAGAATACCAACATTACTGATGATGTCAGATGCAAACGTCATGGTGATTGTTCACATGGTGGTCCAGGAGGGATACTTTGTGGAAAAGAGGACTCGTCTTGTGATAGCGATGGAAGTGAAAGTTCAAAAGGTTTAGAAAGATCTCTGGGACAAGACAGCTCATGTGTAAAGGATTCATCATCAGGCATCACTGATCCGTTATCAAGTCACACGTGCCACTGTAACACCACCCAACACTCTAACGACTCTCCACACAACGCAACTTCGTATGCCTACGATCAGCCTCCATCTGGTATGATAGAGTGCAGTGAGTGTGCAATATGCCTAGATAGCTATGAGTTTGGATATGCCATATGTGGTTTACCTTGCGGCCATAATTTCCATCAGAAGTGCATCATCCTTTGGCTGGAGAATAGTAACCACTGTTGTCCTGTGTGCAGATGGCCAGCGTACAAAAAGAGATGCAAGTTACTGCAGCACAgggaataa